One stretch of Tiliqua scincoides isolate rTilSci1 unplaced genomic scaffold, rTilSci1.hap2 HAP2_SCAFFOLD_75, whole genome shotgun sequence DNA includes these proteins:
- the LOC136636055 gene encoding olfactory receptor 13G1-like has protein sequence MKTQSAVSEFILVGLSSDPEWQGLIFWLFTTIYAVALTFNLLLLITISTCRKLRTPMYFLLVNLSLVNLFCISIMTPKMLRTQLVHHRAITFRGCITQVYLFIWALGTEIVLLSFMAFDRYAAICHPLRYTVIMRKEVCVAISVGVWVGGMANSAVHTGLVHQLSFCDSNIVNHFFCNLPPLLMLSCSETSLNETMVFVSDVLIAIGSCALTLTSYGFSLRTIFGIRSTEGKKKAFSTCSSHLLVVTFYFSTIIYTFTRPASIYSLDEDKMISLLYSVVPPVVNPIVYSLRNREVKEGLKQLVRRNMLFQRFLS, from the coding sequence ATGAAGACCCAATCGGCTGTTTCGGAGTTCATCCTGGTTGGGCTAAGCAGTGACCCTGAATGGCAAGGGCTTATCTTCTGGCTGTTCACCACCATCTATGCAGTAGCTTtgactttcaacctccttctcctCATCACCATAAGCACCTGCAGGAAACTCCGCACCCCAATGTACTTCCTACTGGTCAACCTGTCTTTAGTGAATTTATTCTGCATATCCATTATGACTCCAAAAATGCTGCGGACGCAACTGGTCCACCACAGGGCTATCACTTTTCGGGGCTGCATCACACAAGTCTACCTTTTCATCTGGGCTTTGGGGACAGAGATAGTCCTTCTCTCCTTTATGGCTTTCGATCGATATGCAGCCATCTGTCACCCTTTGAGGTACACGGTCATCATGagaaaagaggtgtgtgtggcTATAAGTGTGggagtgtgggtgggtgggatggccaATTCTGCCGTTCATACTGGTCTTGTGCATCAACTCTCCTTCTGTGACTCCAACATTGTGAACCATTTCTTTTGCAACCTGCCCCCTTTGCTCATGCTTTCTTGTTCAGAAACCAGTCTCAATGAAACCATGGTTTTTGTGTCTGATGTACTGATTGCAATAGGTAGCTGCGCACTGACACTGACATCCTATGGGTTTAGTCTAAGAACTATTTTTGGAATTCGTTCCACCGAAGGTAAGAAGAAAGCCTTTTCCACCTGTTCTTCCCACCTCCTCGTAGTCACCTTTTATTTTTCCACCATCATCTACACATTTACTAGGCCTGCTTCCATCTACTCTCTGGATGAAGACAAGATGATTTCTCTCCTATATTCAGTGGTACCCCCTGTGGTCAATCCAATCGTCTACTCTCTCAGAAACAGGGAGGTTAAAGAGGGTCTCAAGCAACTTGTCAGAAGAAATATGCTATTCCAAAGATTCTTATCTTAA